The genomic interval GCGGTTTACTCCTTTGTGAAGTCACATTTAAAAAACAAATCGATTATCTTCTTTGCCACCTGCTCACAAGTACGATACGCTTGGGAATTATTCTGTTCGCTACGACCAGGCATACCAGTCATGGCGTTGCACGGAAAATTGGTACAGACGAAACGGACCGAAATATACTTTGACTATTTGCAGAGACCACACGCGGTATTGTTTGCGACCGACATTGCCGCGCGCGGTTTGGATTTTAAGGACGTCGACTGGGTCGTGCAGGCAGACGCGCCCGAGGACAAGGCCATGTACATTCATCGTGCCGGTCGTACGGCACGGTATCGCGCGGGTGGGAAATCACTTTTGATGTTGACACCGCCCGAGGAAAAGAACGGCTTTATCGAGCTCGTTCAGGGAAAGAAGGCAGCCAAGGTTCCCTTGAAAAAGCTTAGTATAAATCCCACCAAGACTGTGGTCGTTACGGAACGAGCTGCCTCGTTGGTGGCGTCCAATCCAAATTTAAATCGACTCGCCAAAAAGGCGTACGAAAGCTACATCCGTTCCATTTTTCTCATGCCGAACCGAGAAATTTTTGACGTGAAAGACATGTCTCTCGATGGTTTTGCCAAGTCGCTGGGCTTGGCATCCACACCAAATTTGCGCTTTTTGAAGAATTCCGCCAAGGACAGAGAGGAATTGAGAAGTGTCAAAAACGTGAATCGAAAGCTGCAAAAGCTAAAGGATCAAATAAAGGCAgaaaagcttgccaaaaaGATTGCTAGGTTGGGAAGTTCTGGTTTGGCCAGTCAAAGTTCCGTCGCCaaagaggaagacgatggtAGCGACGATGATATTCTGGTACCCAAGAATCGCCAGACGgccgaagatgacgacgatgagtcGCTTCCAGAATCCAAGGTTCACGAAGTTTCTCAAAGCAGGAAACGTAAGAAGATCCGGATAGACATATCCAACACCACGAACAAGCGTATTGTATTTGGAGAGGAtggggaagaagaagacctCAAGGGTATGATCAAGGCCAACGCCGGGGCGATTGAGCATATTGGGAATGACAAGGAAGGACTCGAGCAGGCCACGGATGAATATATGCAACAAGTACGTGAGCGTTTGCGCAGtaattttgaaaaggacaAGGCGGACGAGAAAGAGCGCGTTCGGGCCAAGCACAAGAAGCGCCGTATACAAGAGAAGGGAGccaaagacgaagatgagCCCGTGCATGGGTCGGCAATTTTGGCAGGTGACAGTGTTGACTCGGATAGCGAGGCTTCCGCATCATCGTCAAGTAGCGCTGATACCAGCCGTTCGGATGGTGACTCTGCGGCTGGTGAAGACGACCTTGCCGCCCAGGAGGCCATGGCACTATCTCTAATTCGTGGTACATAGAATTTATTGTTTAGACCAATTCGTATGACTAGGATTGCAGAAATCGTTTAGCATTCCCTTTGCTTCGGTTACGATGCTGAGCGAGTTTTTTAATTCGTTCCCGATGATTATCGGTTTGACGATGATTTTCGGTTCCTCTACCCACACATACCACCCACGCAAGAATACCACCAATGTTGACAGGAAAGATTGACTCGCAGGGCAAGCACCACGTGTTGGGAATACGGTGATTTGCGTTACGCAATTCTTCGAGGATTGGTACGTGCGCGCCACAAAGAAGGACCATTCGACCAGACGTTGGTCGCAACAAGCGTGCAAGTTCACTGAACAAAAGTGTCATCATTTGGGATAGTTTTCCGCTACTGAGGCAGGTCTGACCAAAGGGTAAGTCTGACACGATCACATCCACACATCCGTCACGCATGGGTACGAGACATGCGTCCCAGACAAGCAAGTCCGCGGCACCGGATGACTGACTCTCTGTGCGTTGTACAGTGCGGCATTCGCGGACGTAACGGGCAGCAATGGGCCCCAGCTGATTGTGACCCAGAACCAAATCTCCACCGACCGCGTAAACTGGGATGCCTTGCAACGTCGCTTCCAGGGGTATGGTTCCAATGCCAACACACGGATCAAGAACGACATCACCAGGTTGTAGCTTTGCTTGATGCAGCAGTATTTGTGCCGTACTAGGGCGTAGTCGCAAAACTTTCGACAAGACTTGACCGGAAAGATAGGGCCTACTTACATCCGGGGGAAGAGCTCCTTTGTCGAACGACTTGGCTCCCAGATATTGATAGGGTCGTGTGGCCAGGCCAATTGCGACACGGTTCGAACGCAGGAGCAGCACAATTTCGATATCGTAATTCTCCAAATCCACAATCCAAGTCTTGCCAAACTTGTCGGGAATGACAAAGCTGGCGGCCCGTGTCAGGAGTTCTTGTCGCGAATAGGAAAAACTCTTACTGTCGTTGCGGAGGCAGCTCAGTCGATACCGTACCGGCTCCTTCCCGGAAAGCCGATTCCGTATCGATTCTTTTTGCGACACTGTCAAGTTCCAGCAGTCCATCACGTACCGTTCCCAAACCTGCAAAACACTGTCAAACATGTCTTGCTTACAGTGTTGTTGAAAGACTTGTAAAGCCTGGTCGATCGATTGCGATTCGCTGATATTCACGTTCTGCTCCTCCCAAAGATCCACCAATAACAACAGTGGCCCAACGCAACGAAGACTGTCTACCAAAGTTGTCGTCGCGTTTGTGACAATACGCAGCCACACAACTCCTTGCAAAGCTCCCGGAGTATTCCAAACGATACGTGTATCATCGTAACCCACACTCAATGTGGACGTCTGATCGATGTGCATCGTTCCGGTCGGTGCACGGCAGGTGGCAGTCCCCGTGCTTTCGTTCTGTCGAGCTCGCTTTTTGCCTTTGCGTTGTTGCGAGGACTGATGAGCGACTAGTTTGTCCCGCATCTGTTGGGCATACTTGGCTTCGCTCTCGTCACGGTCTCCATCGGCACCGTAGTCGTACTCCACTTGACCGACAACGTCCACACGCACCGTCATCGTTGACCGGCCGTCCCTCGTGAGTTGCTCGTGCAACATGGATTGGACCACATGCTGCAGTCCGCGAGGAACCAATGCCAAATACGAATTCATTAActgtatgtgtgtgtgtgtaggtgtgTGTAGGTGAAATGATAGTGTGAGAGACGAGCAGGAACATTGCTTCTGCGAAGAGGGGAGGAGGCCTGGGAATGTCCGATATGGTAGCCACTAGAGTATGGTACACTCACTGGCTTGCCGAACCGGACTCCTATGCATGATTGACAAGTGACATAGGGAATGTACACGATGTTTCACTTTGAAAATATTTGAAATGATCCGTCAGCCGACTGTGACATTCGCGTTCTGGGGAGTACCGGGAAATGTCGATGTCACAGTTAATGTCACAGTCCGTCGCACGCTCTTTACCATTTCGGTATTGTTTTTCGGATCGGTCTCTACAAGTTGGAGGAACCCACCATGGCACCATCAGCCTAGCTCAGAATCAGCCTGTACTGTTACGTCCTATCAGAAAACCATTTCTTTCTCGTTCCATTATTTCTTCTCATGAATTACCAGTAAATGGGGAGCAATGCGCATCGCCATCTCGAGCTCGACGTTCAAGATTACCAAAGTAGCCAAAATGGGGGGCGTCGGGATGACACTGCCGCTTTCGAACAAGCCATTGACATTATTCGAAGTAATGGAGGCGGTCGACTGATTATACCCGGAGCTCCAGACGGATCCTTCAACCTATACCGTATCCGACCCATCAATCTCACATCCCACCTGGTCttgtttttgcaaaagaatgCCGTCATAACCGCGATTGCCGACGAATCCGTGTGGCCTCTCATTCCGCCCTTGCCCAGCTATGGACAAGGACGGGACCACGTCGGCCCGCGTTACAGTAGTCTATTACACGGGGAATACCTCACCAACATCACTATACGGGGTGAACCAGACAGTCCCGGAATCATTGACGGGCAAGGGCGATACTGGTGGGACCGGCGCCGCCACAATCGGGATCGATACACCCGGGGTCACTTGGTGGAATTCATGTATTCCTCCCGGATCCGTATGTATAATCTACGTTTGCAAAATTCGCCCTTTTGGACCAACCATTTTTACGATTGCGACGACGTGCATGTGCAAAATGTGCACGTCAAAGCGCCCTGGAGTTCGCCTAATACCGACGGATGGGATCCCGACAGTAGTCGGAACGTCCTGATTGAAGACTCCACCTACCGGGGCGGCGATGATTGCGTGGCAATCAAATCGGGATGGGACTGTTTCGGCATCGACTACGACACACCGTCGGAAAATATTACCATCCGCAACGTTACGTGCCAAGGGCCGTACGCAGGAATTGCGATTGGGACCGAAATGAGTGGCGGTGTGAGAAATGTGACCGTAGAAAACGTTACTTTCACGTACGCCAACAAACCGGCGAACATTAAAACCGGAAACACTCGGGGCGGATACGTGCATGATGTTGTGTATCAAAACATTCGAATAACGGGGCATATTGACCAGGCTATTCATGTGGACATGTACCATTATCATAACACTCCAAATCCGTCCTGCTCCAACAATTATCAACCCAATCAGTTGCCGCATCTACGAGACCTCTactttttcaattttgaaGGAACCCAAGCATTGACAGAGAGTCACGAAGTCTTCCACTTTGTAGGCCTTCCCGAAAGTCCAATCGAATACGTCTTCTTGGAGAACATATCGTTTCCGACTCCGGTGTCGAGTTTGGGATGGAATTGCTCAAATGTGCAGGGCTCTGTGAAGAATAACAGTGTCACCCCTTGGCCTCCCTGTCCCGAATTTCCGTCGGTGACGGTGGAAAATTCTGAGACGATGTCACCTTGGAATGCTTTCCTCACTTTTCTCTTCTTGACAACAGCGGTCCTTGGGAGAGCGTAATTTAAAGGCATATCGGCTACTCCGCCGCTGGCACTTGCATCGGCTGTAAGCAGCTCGGACTCCATCttgccttcttttttggaataccTTTGTTTATATTGTGGCCCCCGTTATCAGCCTTGTCGACAATGTCTAGCCAATAAATGACACCAACTAATGTGGACGGAGAGTGTATCACATCAATCTATGTTATGGCTGAGTCGCGGTATGCATTATTACATATTTGACTCAATCGTCAGTGTTCTTGATTTGTTCACTAGATAGAACTAAGCGTTTTCGGGGTAGCGCCACCTTTGTGTCAAAATACCAGCacattactgttagttttGTGCTGTCCATGCTCATTGCAAGACGTCGTCCGCATTTCAGGTGCGACTTTTCCTACCACGAAATTTGGCACTCTCGGCAaagcaaattcacagtcaactctgATGTAAGGCAATGCACCACTTCTTTCCTTTCCATACAGCTGCCTGTCGCCGCCAGGATCAATGATCAGGGCTCTGAGCTGTCCCAGCGGAAGAGGAGTGATTTACTGGGGCTGCTCTATTCCGACCTTGATTTCCCGCAAGATTCTCTCGGCCAATTCGTTCCAGTCTTTGGCACCGAGCGCGTGCCCAGATTTGTGGTCGGCACACAGGACATTCCGTAGGTGCATCATGAGTGACAGAAACAACGAGGGAATTGCGACTCTTGTTGACACAAGCGGAGCCTCGAAGCAGACCGAGTCACCCCACCAGCCTTCACCTACGACAGAAGTGGCTCCGCAAGAGGGATCGCCACCCGGTAAGAACAAGACCAAGCGCAAGCGCAACGATGCCAGCGACGTCACTTGGCGAAGCCGACAACGTGATAGTGAATACAATACTGGTTCTTACGCTAATCCAGAGCAACGCAGCCTATACAACATCCAACTGCCCTCCTTTGTCACGGAACAAGAAGATGGGAAGGATGCCGAACCAGAAACGCCAAAACGCGTGAAGAAAAAAGTTGCCTTTTTGCTGGCCTACGTTGGCACTAACTACGGCGGGTTTCAAATCAATGATGGCCAGCGTACACCCCAAGCAGAATTCGAGCTTGCTATGCTTCGAACTCGGCTTCTTCTGCCCTGCAACTTTGGAAGTCCGCACAAATACAGCTGGAGTACATCTGGGCGAACGGACAAGGGTGTTCACGCTTGCGCGCAAGTTGTATCGGCCAAGGTTGAACTCTTGCCAGATCAGACAATGGCAGAAGTGCGAGACGAAATGAACACCGTGCTACCGGATGATGTTCGTGTCTTGGATGTCGTCCGCACTACGCGCAACTTCTGCGCCAAAACCCAACGTGACCGTGTCCGCTATCAGTATATGATCCCTTCATTTGTCTTTGCCGATGCCGACACGCTTCGAGTTCTTTTCAAGGACGTAGTAGGGCATTCTAACAGAGGGCAAAGCAAAGCCGAGCTACTGCTCCCTGAAGAATTAAAATCAATACAGTCTGCATTGAAAGATTTTAGGGCAAATCCTATGCATATTGCAAAGCTGCAAGAGGCGCTTCAAGTCTACGAAGGCACACATGCCTTTCACAACTTTTCCCGTGGTGTTAAAGCAAACGAGGCCCGTGCGGCTCGTTACATCGAGAGGTTTCACGTAGAAGAACCCATTGTCTTTCCGAACGGAGTGGAATGGATTCCAACACAAGTCCTCGGCCAATCTTTTCTCCTAAACCAAATCCGCAAAATGGTGTGTATGGCAATGGATGTGGCGCGAGGCGTGGTCCCATTGACCAATGTATCACGAGCACTTGAGCGACAGTCCGACGTTCGAATCAATGTGGCACCGGCGCAAGGATTATTTTTAGAAATGAGCTATTACGGAGGCTATAACCGACGTAAACTGACCAGTCACaatgatttggaagaccttGACTGGGCGGACGAGTCTACGGAAGCATACCAAAGATGGAACGACTTTCGACACAATAGAATAATGCAGCAcattgcggaagaagaagacagCGACGGCAACTTTGTCAAATATTTATTCCAACAAGAATACGTATTTGAGGCTTCCAAGCAATACCAATCAAGTACCGACAGGCTACcgaacgaaaaagaaggtaCGCCGGGCTCAAACCAACAGGTTTATAATAATAATGATAGCGTTTGATTGTAGTGAAGAAAAGAGCACCCCGTTCTATTTCTAGCAATACCTATTGTTTGAATATGGAAGCTTGGAGGCAACTAGTGGCATCCGCTTTCGCACAATCCACAGAGGTTGCAACATCGGCCAGAATACCCCGCTTGTTAATGTCGTGGTGTTCGGGTGTTTCGTAACGAGCGACCGTGATGGCTAATCCACCATTGTTATCGGACAAAGCGCGAATGGTCTGAACAATCCCTTTACCAAAGCTTGTTTCTCCCGCCACTACGGCCCGTTTGTTTTCTTGTAAAGCCGCGGTAAAGACTTCGGCTGCCGAAGCCGTACCGGAATCCACCAGTATCACCAAAGGTGTGTCCACATCAATCCCGTCAGCTAGCGTAGCTTGTGCATCCACCACACCCTGCTTGTTGACGACAAAGACAACGGGCTTGTTGGCTTCCAGGAAGAGCGCCGCCGTATCCACTCCACCTGGTAAGAGACCACCCGGGTTTCCGCGCACGTCAATCACGACCGACTGTGCGCCcttttttttcaaatcttTGAACTGTTCCGCCACTGTCGCGGCTGTCGTTCCGGAAAAGCTCTTGATGCGAATCACCCCCACTTTGCCAACACTCGGCACGTTGGAAAGATAGGATTTGACGGACGTCACGGTGATGCGTTCACGCGTGAGAATAAAATCGATCGTCTTGCCGTCTCGCTCCATGACCACTCCTACCCGACTGCCTTCCGGTCCGCGCAATCGGAGCGCGACATCGTCCGGTGTGGCCTTGCCATCGAACTGAATGCCGTCCACTTCCAGAAAGACGTCGTTCGGTTGTATGCCGGAGTTTTTGGCGGGACTGTTGTCTTCGACATCGGAGGCCATAATTTTTCCGGCCTTGTTGGTTGAAATCTCTACACCCACGCCAGCTAGGGTTCCTGTCGCGGAAT from Phaeodactylum tricornutum CCAP 1055/1 chromosome 11, complete sequence carries:
- a CDS encoding fructose-bisphosphate aldolase (Fructose-1,6-bisphosphate aldolase precursor (FbaC1) gene, GenBank Accession AY191866, contains bipartite plastid targeting presequence, signal- and transit-peptides predicted at N-terminus with conserved motif at signal peptide cleavage site || Probably catalyzes the reaction: D-fructose 1,6-bisphosphate = glycerone phosphate + D-glyceraldehyde 3-phosphate in the pentose phosphate pathway.~Alternative splicing variant 2) gives rise to the protein FRALAISQVTLRGLESAKTPFTTMTDIQNACIPHALAGRDILGAARTGSGKTLAFLIPVLECLYRNRFSPVDGPGAVVLSPTRELAVQIFQVLRMAGKYHAFSVGLLIGGKRDFFEEQNQVGSTNIIIATPGRLLQHLEQTPNFDTSDLRMLVLDEADRVLDMGFRDQLVRILEYLPTEQRQTLLFSATQTNDVSHLATMSLQKPEYLGVHDKEKTSTPDALQQSYVVVPLEHKLDAVYSFVKSHLKNKSIIFFATCSQVRYAWELFCSLRPGIPVMALHGKLVQTKRTEIYFDYLQRPHAVLFATDIAARGLDFKDVDWVVQADAPEDKAMYIHRAGRTARYRAGGKSLLMLTPPEEKNGFIELVQGKKAAKVPLKKLSINPTKTVVVTERAASLVASNPNLNRLAKKAYESYIRSIFLMPNREIFDVKDMSLDGFAKSLGLASTPNLRFLKNSAKDREELRSVKNVNRKLQKLKDQIKAEKLAKKIARLGNDGSDDDILVPKNRQTAEDDDDESLPESKVHEVSQSRKRKKIRIDISNTTNKRIVFGEDGEEEDLKGMIKANAGAIEHIGNDKEGLEQATDEYMQQVRERLRSNFEKDKADEKERVRAKHKKRRIQEKGAKDEDE
- a CDS encoding glycine decarboxylase T-protein, aminomethyl transferase, GDCT, GCST, GCVT (Glycine decarboxylase T-protein, also called glycine cleavage system T-protein (GCST, GCVT). Catalyzes the formation of serine from two glycine with consequent production of CO2 and NH3. Part of the glycolate cycle (C2 cycle) in photorespiration.~Alternative splicing variant 1) encodes the protein FRALAISQVTLRGLESAKTPFTTMTDIQNACIPHALAGRDILGAARTGSGKTLAFLIPVLECLYRNRFSPVDGPGAVVLSPTRELAVQIFQVLRMAGKYHAFSVGLLIGGKRDFFEEQNQVGSTNIIIATPGRLLQHLEQTPNFDTSDLRMLVLDEADRVLDMGFRDQLVRILEYLPTEQRQTLLFSATQTNDVSHLATMSLQKPEYLGVHDKEKTSTPDALQQSYVVVPLEHKLDAVYSFVKSHLKNKSIIFFATCSQVRYAWELFCSLRPGIPVMALHGKLVQTKRTEIYFDYLQRPHAVLFATDIAARGLDFKDVDWVVQADAPEDKAMYIHRAGRTARYRAGGKSLLMLTPPEEKNGFIELVQGKKAAKVPLKKLSINPTKTVVVTERAASLVASNPNLNRLAKKAYESYIRSIFLMPNREIFDVKDMSLDGFAKSLGLASTPNLRFLKNSAKDREELRSVKNVNRKLQKLK
- a CDS encoding predicted protein; the protein is MNSYLALVPRGLQHVVQSMLHEQLTRDGRSTMTVRVDVVGQVEYDYGADGDRDESEAKYAQQMRDKLVAHQSSQQRKGKKRARQNESTGTATCRAPTGTMHIDQTSTLSVGYDDTRIVWNTPGALQGVVWLRIVTNATTTLVDSLRCVGPLLLLVDLWEEQNVNISESQSIDQALQVFQQHCKQDMFDSVLQVWERVAKRIDTESAFREGAGTVSTELPPQRHFVIPDKFGKTWIVDLENYDIEIVLLLRSNRVAIGLATRPYQYLGAKSFDKGALPPDVSRPYLSGQVLSKVLRLRPSTAQILLHQAKLQPGDVVLDPCVGIGTIPLEATLQGIPVYAVGGDLVLGHNQLGPIAARYVRECRTVQRTESQSSGAADLLVWDACLVPMRDGCVDVIVPASVAENYPK
- a CDS encoding predicted protein, translating into MGSNAHRHLELDVQDYQSSQNGGRRDDTAAFEQAIDIIRSNGGGRLIIPGAPDGSFNLYRIRPINLTSHLVLFLQKNAVITAIADESVWPLIPPLPSYGQGRDHVGPRYSSLLHGEYLTNITIRGEPDSPGIIDGQGRYWWDRRRHNRDRYTRGHLVEFMYSSRIRMYNLRLQNSPFWTNHFYDCDDVHVQNVHVKAPWSSPNTDGWDPDSSRNVLIEDSTYRGGDDCVAIKSGWDCFGIDYDTPSENITIRNVTCQGPYAGIAIGTEMSGGVRNVTVENVTFTYANKPANIKTGNTRGGYVHDVVYQNIRITGHIDQAIHVDMYHYHNTPNPSCSNNYQPNQLPHLRDLYFFNFEGTQALTESHEVFHFVGLPESPIEYVFLENISFPTPVSSLGWNCSNVQGSVKNNSVTPWPPCPEFPSVTVENSETMSPWNAFLTFLFLTTAVLGRA
- a CDS encoding predicted protein gives rise to the protein FLLAYVGTNYGGFQINDGQRTPQAEFELAMLRTRLLLPCNFGSPHKYSWSTSGRTDKGVHACAQVVSAKVELLPDQTMAEVRDEMNTVLPDDVRVLDVVRTTRNFCAKTQRDRVRYQYMIPSFVFADADTLRVLFKDVVGHSNRGQSKAELLLPEELKSIQSALKDFRANPMHIAKLQEALQVYEGTHAFHNFSRGVKANEARAARYIERFHVEEPIVFPNGVEWIPTQVLGQSFLLNQIRKMVCMAMDVARGVVPLTNVSRALERQSDVRINVAPAQGLFLEMSYYGGYNRR
- a CDS encoding predicted protein, with product MKILTAVLIATVGLLLEGEAFTGNPTFGSRRALRSVGVKQQSGPTDANTNTNSLHAYRCQPLPPKESNTSRKPLSLVLPTASLSISLVFLAVFAPFATPAVASDYGSFTPEQKVVAEAWRLVDNSFLDRTFNGQDWFQLRQKYVKQKYKNMAEARDAIDTMVGSLGDRYTRYLSPAKYQSLVDSATGTLAGVGVEISTNKAGKIMASDVEDNSPAKNSGIQPNDVFLEVDGIQFDGKATPDDVALRLRGPEGSRVGVVMERDGKTIDFILTRERITVTSVKSYLSNVPSVGKVGVIRIKSFSGTTAATVAEQFKDLKKKGAQSVVIDVRGNPGGLLPGGVDTAALFLEANKPVVFVVNKQGVVDAQATLADGIDVDTPLVILVDSGTASAAEVFTAALQENKRAVVAGETSFGKGIVQTIRALSDNNGGLAITVARYETPEHHDINKRGILADVATSVDCAKADATSCLQASIFKQ